The genomic segment CGTGTCCGTCGCGTATCGGGAGAACGAGGATCTCCGGGACCGTGTCCGGATGCCGCTCCCGGATCGCTCGAACCGCGGCGCGCGCTCGCGAGGCGAGGGTCTTTCCCCAGAGGAGCGTGCTGGGATCCGCGTGCTCCTTCCCATTCCAGCGGTAGAAGGCCTTTCCTCCCGCGACGACCGTCGCGCATGCGAGCACGCGGTCGCGCACGAGGGCGCGAGCGGCGCGCTCCGCGGCCGCACGCGACGGATACGCGGAGAGAATGAGCACCGCGCTCGCGCGGGGCTTCCTGCCCTCAGCCACGTTCCCTCCTTCGAAGCGCGTCTCGAATCGCGGCCTCGACCCGGTCGGCGGTCCGCTCCCAGGAGAACTCCTGGATCGCGCGATGGCCGGCGGAGCTCAGGCGCGTGCGCGCCTCCGGGTTGTCGAGAAGCGGCCGGATGCGCCGCGCCAGGGCCCACGCCCACGGCCATCGTGAGACCGCGGCGGTCTCGCCGTCCATCGCGAAGTCCTCCGTGCCGCTCCGCGTGCAGACCACCGCGGCACCGCAGGCCATCGCCTCGGCCGCGGTGTTGCACCATCCCGCGCGGCGCTCGGCGCTCACGAAGAGGTCCGCCTCCCGATAGAGATCGCGCAGGGACTCCTGCGTGGGATGGAGTACCCAGCGAAGCGTGATGCCGGAAGGCGCCGCGAGCGACGGCGTGTCCGCTCCCTTCGGGGGGGAGTCGAACAGCGTGACGTGCGCGTCCACGCGCGCCGATCGGCACGCTCGCGCGATCGCGCGCACGGCGGTCTCGGATCCCTTTCTCCTTCTCGAGAGCCTTCCGTACACGAGGAAGCGCACGAGCCCGGCGGGCCGGGCGGGATCGAGTCTCGGGTCGGGATCGGGAGGCGTGAAGAACGACGTGTTCACGCCCCCGGGCACGCCGGCCGCGGCCGCGACCCCGCGGCGCTCCAGATGTCGAAGCATGCCGCTCGAGTTGGCGAGCACGAGATCCGCGCGACCCCAGGCGTCACGCGCGCGTGGCGCCCGTTCGAGCACGGCGTAGAAGACATGGAGCGGGCGTCCCGGGGCGGCGGGCTCGAGGGCGCCGAGGAAGAGATCGGGATCCGGCGAGATCACGACGTCCCACGCGGCCGCGGCCCGGAGCCGATCGAGGGCGCCGATCTCGCCCGGGAACGGAAGCCAGGGAGACTCCCCGGCGCGATCCGGCGGGACGAGGAGCGCGACGCGGTGGCCCCGCCGCGACCAGACGGAGCCCAGCTCGAGGAACCTGCGAATCCCCCCGTACACGCCCAGGTGCGGAAGCAGGACGGCGATCCGTAGCGGTTCCATCAGCGCGCGGAGTTTACATTTGCCGCCCCCGCGACGAGGAACTAAATTCACAGGTCTATGCCCCCGACCGGAGAGCGCGGCACCACCGAGTGGCTCCACTTCTTCAGCCAGCTCCCCGGCATCCCGGGACACGAGGCTCCGGTGGCCGCCGAGGTCGTGAAGGCGTTCTCGAGGGTTGCCGACCGCGTGGACCGCGATCCCTCGGGGAACGTCCGGGGCTGGATCCTGGGGAGCGGGGATCCCGGCTCGACACCCGGCGAACGGCGCCCCCGCGCGATCCTCACCGCCCACATGGACAAGATCGGATTCCTGGTCAAGGCGATCGACCCGGGCGGATTCCTGCGCCTGACCGAGGTGGGCGGGTTCGACCCGAGGACGCTCCTCGGCCGCGAGGTCTGGGTCCACTCGAAGCCGCCCCTCGCGGCCCTCTTCGCGACGAAGCCTCCCCATCTCCAGAGGAAGGGAGAGGCGGAGCGGGTGATGGGCTTGGACGAGCTCTACCTCGACACCGGAAGGCCCGAGCGCGAGGTGCGCCGGCGAGTCCCCGTCGGAACTCCGGTCACGCTCCGCCGCGCACCCGTGGATCTCCTCGCGAACCGCCTCGCCGCCCCCGCGATGGACGACCGCGCGGGGCTCGTCGTGCTGGTCCTGGCGCTCGAGATCCTGAGCCGGAGCCGCCCGGCGTGGGACGTGATCGCGGTCGCGACGGTCGAGGAGGAGTTCGGCGTCTACTGCCTCGGCGCGCGGACCGCGGCGGAATCGCTCGACCCGCAGCTCGGGATCGCGATCGACGTCACGCACGGCGACATGCCGGGCGTGCGCGAAGGCGAGACCTACGCCCTCGGGACCGGACCCTCGCTCTGCATCGGTCCGAACGTGCACCCCCGCGTGCTCGAGGGGATGCGCTCGAGCGCGCGGGCCATCGGCATCCCCTACTCCGTCGAGGGCATCCCGGTGAGCTCCGGCACCGACGCGATGGACATCCAGATCGCGCGCGAGGGCATCCCGACCGGCGTCG from the Candidatus Eisenbacteria bacterium genome contains:
- a CDS encoding glycosyltransferase family 4 protein, which translates into the protein MEPLRIAVLLPHLGVYGGIRRFLELGSVWSRRGHRVALLVPPDRAGESPWLPFPGEIGALDRLRAAAAWDVVISPDPDLFLGALEPAAPGRPLHVFYAVLERAPRARDAWGRADLVLANSSGMLRHLERRGVAAAAGVPGGVNTSFFTPPDPDPRLDPARPAGLVRFLVYGRLSRRRKGSETAVRAIARACRSARVDAHVTLFDSPPKGADTPSLAAPSGITLRWVLHPTQESLRDLYREADLFVSAERRAGWCNTAAEAMACGAAVVCTRSGTEDFAMDGETAAVSRWPWAWALARRIRPLLDNPEARTRLSSAGHRAIQEFSWERTADRVEAAIRDALRRRERG
- a CDS encoding M42 family peptidase, translated to MPPTGERGTTEWLHFFSQLPGIPGHEAPVAAEVVKAFSRVADRVDRDPSGNVRGWILGSGDPGSTPGERRPRAILTAHMDKIGFLVKAIDPGGFLRLTEVGGFDPRTLLGREVWVHSKPPLAALFATKPPHLQRKGEAERVMGLDELYLDTGRPEREVRRRVPVGTPVTLRRAPVDLLANRLAAPAMDDRAGLVVLVLALEILSRSRPAWDVIAVATVEEEFGVYCLGARTAAESLDPQLGIAIDVTHGDMPGVREGETYALGTGPSLCIGPNVHPRVLEGMRSSARAIGIPYSVEGIPVSSGTDAMDIQIAREGIPTGVVGVPCRYMHTGVETIDPRDVERTARLLGHYLAGLPLDWSVVEVIK
- the cutA gene encoding divalent cation tolerance protein CutA — protein: MAEGRKPRASAVLILSAYPSRAAAERAARALVRDRVLACATVVAGGKAFYRWNGKEHADPSTLLWGKTLASRARAAVRAIRERHPDTVPEILVLPIRDGHAPYLEWLAGEVR